Proteins from a single region of Cryptococcus neoformans var. neoformans JEC21 chromosome 6 sequence:
- a CDS encoding positive transcription elongation factor, putative, producing the protein MDATTLTGHVKELNAANQAGKSDEVISLLKKLQAEVVPTEDLLRSSKAGVAVGKLRTHATPSVSSLAKEIVKKWRDAVEETKKKRKRAEGDEGKDVKKEKEEGNGKRVKAETGSLAATPSASTPASASTPDVKATSPPVRQPLSTIDSSRTTPRTAKSDGVADSLRADSSEGGSVDSVRDKCVIMIYDALALDSTAEIKILKERAIGIERAANKAMNFSTGNDYRAKMRSLFLNLKDKGNPALRNEIVLGYVSTEKVASMSKDEMASESVRMLKEKIASDNLFKAKAVGVTQAETDAFKCGRCHQRKCTYYQMQTRSADEPMTVSRYLAHMIRWY; encoded by the exons ATGGACGCCACCACTCTTACAGGGCACGTCAAGGAGCTCAATGCTGCAAACCAAGCGGGAAAATCAGAT GAAGTTATCTCTCTGCTCAAGAAACTTCAGGCTGAGGTTGTTCCTACAGAAGATCTCCTTCGA TCATCGAAAGCTGGTGTCGCAGTCGGCAAGCTTCGTACCCACGCCACACCATCAGTCTCAAGTCTTGCCAAGGAGATAGTTAAGAAGTGGAGAGATGCGGTCGAggagacaaagaagaagagaaaaagagcagaaggtgatgaaggaaaagatgtaaagaaggagaaggaggaagggaacGGGAAACGAGTCAAGGCGGAAA CGGGGTCATTAGCGGCGACACCATCAGCTAGCACACCCGCCTCGGCCTCTACACCCGATGTCAAAGCGACCTCCCCTCCTGTCCGTCAACCTCTTTCAACCATTGACTCATCACGCACTACGCCTCGAACCGCCAAAAGCGATGGAGTGGCCGACAGCCTGAGAGCTGATTCGAGCGAAGGAGGCAGTGTAGATAGCGTGAGGGACAAGTGTGTGATCATGATTTATGACGCATTGGCGTTGGATAGCACGGCTG AAATAAAGATTTTGAAAGAGCGCGCCATTGGAATTGAGCGCGCAGCGAATAAAGCTATGAACTTCTCAACAGGAAACGATTATCGCGCTA AAATGAGATCACTATTCCTCAACTTGAAAGACAAGGGTAATCCCGCTTTGAGAAACGAGATTGTCTTGGGCTACGTCAGCACCGAAAAAGTCGCTAGCATGTCCAAAGAT GAAATGGCCTCTGAAAGCGTTCGAATGCtaaaggagaagattgcgAGTGACAACTTGTTCAAGGCCAAGGCTGTCGGAGTCACCCAAGCTGAGACAGACGCGTTCAAGTGCGGACGGTGTCACCAGAGGAAATGTACTTATTACCAGATGCAGACAAGAAGCGCGGATGAACCTATGACTGTGAGTCGATACCTTGCCCATATGATAAGATGGTACTAA
- a CDS encoding sterol O-acyltransferase, putative: protein MARKDPLPTIPARAYDVERMTTTLSNSADSVVPTAEGVIRVRPYRSSSNAQLKAVLTFTPRVSALDRHNTSSQTDQFRGFFVLFWIGLGLMFVRTSILSWEENRTLLSWSFGRLITGDALVLAISDLIMVLTMFLCVPFVKGLQYRWFNYYWTGLIIQHIFQSAYLGMAVWWGYHRQWYWVQSGFLVLHSMSSMMKMHSYMAHNGMLATVYHRLQSEKKHLEEAIAQYPGGREALLAEAASRQAGLEAAEANQSTEASTPLGTPGINTPNFTSTTGYEEPVAAIRHKMIISEGTEPESTGHSSAREETSIEGHRRRQHLHIDAPHRRPYATDALPSPRADLPLGTSLEPSHTTSPHTPSPPGALAWSSNEEIALLATNIDAMQEELKSNGAKGLVWPQNVTYRHFLDFMFFPTLVYQLEYPRTDTMRPLVVVEKIIATFGTFSLIYTITEHYIMPLLPTEGDTKSLVKSYISLAGPMLLNYLLIFYIIFECVCTGFAELSYFADREFYQDWWNSTSWDEFARKWNKPVHTFLLRHVYASTMTTLQLTRTSAAFVTFLLSALCHELVMAVVTKKIRPYLFLMQMAQLPMIALGRLPIVRRNKTIGNIVFWMGLMAGFPLL from the exons ATGGCACGAAAAGA TCCATTACCCACTATCCCAGCCAGGGCGTACGACGTAGAGCGGATGACTACCACGCTCTCAAACAGCGCAGACAGTGTGGTGCCCACCGCCGAGGGCGTGATCAGAGTTAGACCATACCGTTCCTCAAGCAATGCCCAGCTCAAGGCCGTACTCACCTTTACTCCTCGAGTATCCGCCCTCGACAGGCATAATACGTCATCGCAGACAGATCAGTTTCGAGgtttcttcgtcctcttctggATAG GTCTTGGACTTATGTTTGTCCGCAcatccatcctttcttGGGAGGAGAACCGGACACTATTATCATGGTCGTTCGGTCGCCTGATCACAGGCGACGCACTCGTCCTGGCAATTTCCGACCTAATTATGGTACTCACCATGTTCCTCTGCGTACCTTTTGTCAAGGGTTTGCAGTATCGCTGGTTCAACTATTACTGGACTGGCTTGATCATTCAACACATTTTCCAGTCGGCGTATTTGGGAATGGCTGTCTGGTGGGGCTACCACAGGCAATGGTATTGGGTACAGTCTGGATTTTTGGTTCTGC ACTCCATGTCTTCCATGATGAAG ATGCACTCTTACATGGCCCATAACGGTATGCTGGCTACAGTCTACCACCGGCTACAATCAGAGAAAAAGCACTTGGAAGAGGCCATCGCTCAATACCCTGGCGGCCGTGAAGCTCTGCTCGCTGAGGCAGCCTCAAGACAAGCAGGCCTCGAAGCGGCCGAAGCCAACCAGAGCACGGAAGCCTCTACCCCTCTTGGCACTCCTGGTATCAATACACCAAATTTTACTTCTACAACAGGATATGAAGAACCTGTTGCTGCCATCAGACACAAGATGATCATTTCGGAAGGCACCGAACCAGAATCAACGGGCCATTCTTCTGCCAGAGAAGAGACCTCCATTGAAGGTCATCGAAGACGACAGCACCTCCATATCGACGCTCCTCACCGACGACCATACGCTACAGACgccctcccttcccctcgTGCCGATCTTCCGCTAGGTACCTCTCTAGAACCTTCTCACACTACTTCGCCCCATACCCCGAGCCCACCCGGTGCGCTCGCGTGGTCTTCAAATGAGGAAATTGCGCTTCTCGCTACTAATATCGATGCAATGCAGGAAGAATTGAAGAGTAATGGAGCAAAGGGACTGGTATGGCCTCAGAATGTGACATACAGGCACTTTTTGGATTTTATGTTCTTTCCGACGTTGGTATATCAGTTGGAGTATCCCAGGACAGACAC CATGCGTCCATTGGTCGTCGTTGAGAAGATCATTGCTACTTTCGGCACGTTCTCACTCATCTACACGATAACCGAACATTACATCATGCCTTTACTGCCTACTGAAGGTGACACAAAGTCTTTGGTTAAGAGCTATATCAGTTTGGCTGGACCCATGTTGCTCAATTATCTCTT GATCTTCTACATCATCTTTGAATGTGTTTGTACCGGCTTCGCCGAACTTTCATA CTTTGCCGATCGGGAATTCTACCAAGACTGGTGGAACTCTACATCATGGGATGAATTTGCTCGAAAATGGAACAAGCCCGTCCAC ACTTTCCTCCTTCGACACGTCTACGCCTCGACAATGACCACTTTACAGCTTACCCGTACATCTGCCGCCTTTGtcactttcctcctctccgcccTGTGTCACGAGCTCGTAATGGCCGTGGTCACAAAGAAGATTAGGCCGTACCTGTTTTTGATGCAGATGGCGCAACTACCAATGATTGCGTTGGGGAGATTACCGATCGTAAGGAGGAATAAGACGATTGGAAATATTGTTTTCTGGATGGGTCTCATGGCAGGATTCCCGTTATTGTGA
- a CDS encoding expressed protein: MKYAVRLLNEASESIPRIKPRTYSVSQFHRMHEHVRPRYLLLNNIPRTALPSDILRALRDGGAVDSSFPVTAITSPAPSLPRTPSLTRTWHLTTPSQAHAEAIYSHLQTHPLFSTSTGLPSGRQSNQNPNVNPNLTPVSHVQFTSTTPKEWINGMIEVAKHDSDVRAVERGKAVDPGFTTDWVLKPGFSGRRVIVKGLPGGASYDDVKRLAKDCNLVEGPDSCKRLPPSKFSLVSSFCLTVDSVADAYRLVRKIHMKWYKSKNFGEKYLMRAEVAY, encoded by the exons ATGAAGTACGCCGTAAGACTGCTCAATGAGGCTTCCGAGTCAATCCCCCGGATTAAGCCTAGAACGTACTCAGTATCTCAGTTTC ATCGGATGCACGAGCATGTCAGGCCAAGATATCTTCTACTTAATAACATACCGCGAACTGCTCTTCCAAGTGATATCTTGAGAGCTTTGAGAGATGGGGGCGCTGTGgactcttctttccctgtCACTGCCA TCACTTCTCCTGCGCCTTCTCTCCCCAGAACGCCATCACTGACACGAACATGGCATCTCACCACTCCTTCTCAGGCCCACGCCGAGGCTATCTATTCACACCTTCAGAcacatcctctcttctccacttccacGGGGCTGCCCTCCGGCCGCCAGTCTAATCAAAATCCCAATGTGAACCCGAACCTTACGCCCGTCTCTCATGTACAATTTACTTCCACAACGCCGAAGGAATGGATAAATGGCATGATCGAGGTTGCCAAGCACGATTCCGATGTGAGGGCTGTGGAGAGAGGTAAAGCTGTAGACCCAGGTTTCACCACGGATTGGGTGCTTAAGCCTGGATTTAGTGGGAGAAGGGTTATCGTCAAAGGATTACCAGGAGGAGCAAGCTATGATGATGTGAAGCGACTGGCGAAAGATTGCAACCTAGTGGAAGGACCCGACTCTTGCAAAAGACTGCCGCC ATCCAAGTTCAGTCTCGTCTCCAGTTTTTGCCTCACCGTTGACTCAGTTGCCGACGCGTATCGCTTGGTCCGAAAAATTCACATGAAGTGGTACAAGTCTAAGAATTTCGGTGAAAAGTACCTCATGCGTGCCGAAGTTGCTTATTAG
- a CDS encoding positive transcription elongation factor, putative, whose amino-acid sequence MDATTLTGHVKELNAANQAGKSDEVISLLKKLQAEVVPTEDLLRSSKAGVAVGKLRTHATPSVSSLAKEIVKKWRDAVEETKKKRKRAEGDEGKDVKKEKEEGNGKRVKAETGSLAATPSASTPASASTPDVKATSPPVRQPLSTIDSSRTTPRTAKSDGVADSLRADSSEGGSVDSVRDKCVIMIYDALALDSTAEIKILKERAIGIERAANKAMNFSTGNDYRAKMRSLFLNLKDKGNPALRNEIVLGYVSTEKVASMSKDEMASESVRMLKEKIASDNLFKAKAVGVTQAETDAFKCGRCHQRKCTYYQMQTRSADEPMTTFVTYVSDLTPKESLLTTCTTCSFYSDVLIVTTGGNSASFGFCLWGALYLSGFLSRRLCSQYIYEAYRCDLRVNVTKPLSAVNMPFCSVLKFK is encoded by the exons ATGGACGCCACCACTCTTACAGGGCACGTCAAGGAGCTCAATGCTGCAAACCAAGCGGGAAAATCAGAT GAAGTTATCTCTCTGCTCAAGAAACTTCAGGCTGAGGTTGTTCCTACAGAAGATCTCCTTCGA TCATCGAAAGCTGGTGTCGCAGTCGGCAAGCTTCGTACCCACGCCACACCATCAGTCTCAAGTCTTGCCAAGGAGATAGTTAAGAAGTGGAGAGATGCGGTCGAggagacaaagaagaagagaaaaagagcagaaggtgatgaaggaaaagatgtaaagaaggagaaggaggaagggaacGGGAAACGAGTCAAGGCGGAAA CGGGGTCATTAGCGGCGACACCATCAGCTAGCACACCCGCCTCGGCCTCTACACCCGATGTCAAAGCGACCTCCCCTCCTGTCCGTCAACCTCTTTCAACCATTGACTCATCACGCACTACGCCTCGAACCGCCAAAAGCGATGGAGTGGCCGACAGCCTGAGAGCTGATTCGAGCGAAGGAGGCAGTGTAGATAGCGTGAGGGACAAGTGTGTGATCATGATTTATGACGCATTGGCGTTGGATAGCACGGCTG AAATAAAGATTTTGAAAGAGCGCGCCATTGGAATTGAGCGCGCAGCGAATAAAGCTATGAACTTCTCAACAGGAAACGATTATCGCGCTA AAATGAGATCACTATTCCTCAACTTGAAAGACAAGGGTAATCCCGCTTTGAGAAACGAGATTGTCTTGGGCTACGTCAGCACCGAAAAAGTCGCTAGCATGTCCAAAGAT GAAATGGCCTCTGAAAGCGTTCGAATGCtaaaggagaagattgcgAGTGACAACTTGTTCAAGGCCAAGGCTGTCGGAGTCACCCAAGCTGAGACAGACGCGTTCAAGTGCGGACGGTGTCACCAGAGGAAATGTACTTATTACCAGATGCAGACAAGAAGCGCGGATGAACCTATGACT ACTTTTGTTACGTATGTGTCTGACCTGACTCCAAAAGAATCATTGCTGACTACGTGTACGACTTGCTCTTTTTATTCAGATGTACT AATTGTAACAACAGGTGGAAATTCAGCTAGTTTCGGATTTTGCCTCTGGGGAGCATTGTATCTTTCGGGTTTTTTGTCACGTCGTCTATGCAGCCAGTATATTTACGAGGCGTATCGTTGTGATTTGCGTGTCAATGTCACAAAGCCATTAAGTGCCGTAAATATGCCTTTTTGCAGTGTTCTGAAATTCAAATGA
- a CDS encoding expressed protein, translating into MMFLPSLRASSSRLAQPRLFSTTSRVLQKAPLAASPEAATPEELLGKIGRNADKKLTPFAESWDKLNEVWLKTKKMNDLGLATKEKRYILWAFSRYSQGSPPSAFIRPPKPPKKFRGWGPKIQHGVRVRD; encoded by the exons ATGATgttccttccctctctccgcgcttcttcctcacgCCTCGCCCAGCCCCGTCTCttttccaccacctcccGGGTGCTGCAAAAAGCTCCTTTGGCTGCTTCTC CTGAAGCGGCTACACCCGAAGAGCTCCTCGGCAAGATTGGCCGTAATGCCGACAAGAAACTTACGCCCTTTGCCGAATCATGGGATAAATTAAATGAGGTGTGGCTCAAGACTAAGAAGATGAACGATTTGGGGCTTGCTaccaaggaaaaaag ATATATT CTTTGGGCATTCTCAAGGTACTCCCAAGGAAGTCCCCCTTCAGCATTCATCCGTCCGCCTAAGCCGCCAAAGAAGTTTAGAGG ATGGGGTCCCAAGATACAGCACGGTGTTCGGGTTAGGGATTAG
- a CDS encoding expressed protein, protein MQPHRSSENEQQRIIDTQIDQFTNYVTTAFPIAGARRTGSQTQAATPISQISEEELERQRTVNGPAPDQPYHNAGGGVFSVPGSRSGHALVSNASFNGYDISSASAGPSQIQQTTSQQSRTATQSPSQPLAHRSDQDPIASFLAEMPTEAEDPTRHVLWTELIRLKTRSLELQIAEARRKEKEAELELARLQSGAVSKNDNENGKALAGPSGAAGVAIPSGTSYVLPQQQMALQQQQQQQQQQQQRQQQQQQQQQQQQQQQQQQQHVQPVPQEPTFNPTQQLYGGVAQNQNQHAVSPFDLDAMLQTDLTNFLSWLPDLGNNEDTQADRLQNTNDSNMPLGTLQPPPIFDNSTVPQQSPSRRASHSPSNSPPPAKRSKRTTEKKTVVEKSSACIVCSKPLARVMIRAPKSRVPDPITVSLKCTQCAPVKQPSTLPDSNQASSATGSSIGTVETRKRMRTSMEIDDEEAKVSERRTWCDVCQRIVGSGQVYGGKDRENILHQAEIICTGCDSKYQRCTDCGGGGGPRVGIGKWRMKQVFHPGRKTCSLSHTRLGDRTRELGVHVTPTDFTPEQMKEVLSRCKTLWNEKTLSRLAIPEMLEVDLPPSLANPLRDFADVDDIVTRNWPSREAMIRADGLNPSRFKRLLSLIWAHSKPRRSVRTVDLEEEWSKQADENDEDDMSTVLANVKRTNVVIPAGSELIGMWGGEWDMQNGSLLISTFIPFEGTDGEDSTALSVGEMITKVQGLQQEINAERIAQAEKDGTEPELLPPCQHLWTVSGGYIPLVRERFADILIRKRAFVHVEEYLTRHPEFIECIKARPVGLHPDIHRPVPQPGASESSEDDQSAPRPLILVRWLGKDFDAEKILEIKQMEFGGGKAKVKKRLRSKT, encoded by the exons ATGCAGCCACATCGGTCCTCCGAG AATGAACAACAGCGCATAATTGATACACAGATAGATCAGTTCACCAACTACGTTACTACTGCGTTTCCCATAGCAGGAGCCCGTAGAACTGGTAGTCAAACTCAAGCGGCAACGCCCATTTCACAGATATCTGAAGAGGAGCTCGAGCGACAACGTACTGTCAATGGGCCTGCGCCTGACCAACCATACCATAACGCTGGAGGAGGTGTATTTTCGGTTCCCGGCTCCAGATCAGGCCATGCACTTGTTTCTAATGCATCTTTCAATGGCTACGACATTTCCAGTGCGAGTGCTGGACCATCACAAATCCAGCAAACCACCTCGCAGCAGTCACGCACAGCTACGCAGAGCCCCTCTCAGCCTCTAGCGCATCGCTCGGATCAAGACCCTATAGCCTCGTTTCTTGCAGAAATGCCCACTGAGGCTGAAGATCCTACACGACATGTTCTTTGGACAGAACTCATCCGTTTGAAGACGAGGTCACTGGAGCTGCAGATTGCAGAAGCcaggaggaaagaaaaggaagcgGAGCTTGAATTGGCGAGGCTACAGAGCGGAGCGGTGTCGAAAAACGACAACGAGAATGGGAAGGCATTGGCGGGCCCGAGCGGGGCAGCAGGAGTGGCTATTCCATCGGGAACGTCCTATGTCTTGCCTCAACAGCAGATGGCTctgcagcagcaacaacagcaacaacagcaacaacagcaacggcaacagcagcaacaacagcaacaacagcagcagcaacaacagcaacagcaacaacaacatgTCCAACCAGTACCACAAGAACCAACATTTAACCCTACTCAACAGCTGTACGGTGGTGTAGCGCAGAATCAGAACCAGCATGCGGTCTCTCCGTTCGACCTGGATGCCATGCTTCAGACAGATCTTACCAACTTCCTTTCTTGGTTACCAGATCTAGGCAACAATGAGGATACCCAAGCAGATAGACTGCAAAATACTAATGACAGTAATATGCCACTTGGTACTCTCCAGCCACCTCCTATTTTTGACAACTCTACCGTACCTCAACAATCACCCTCTCGCCGCGCCAGCCATTCTCCCAGTAATTCACCACCCCCTGCTAAGCGTTCCAAACGTACCACGGAGAAGAAAACTGTCGTCGAGAAATCATCTGCTTGCATCGTTTGTTCCAAGCCCCTTGCTCGAGTAATGATCCGCGCCCCAAAATCCCGTGTTCCAGACCCCATTACAGTCTCTCTCAAATGTACTCAGTGCGCTCCTGTCAAACAGCCATCGACGCTTCCGGACTCCAATCAAGCATCTTCTGCGACAGGTTCATCAATAGGAACGGTGGagacgaggaaaagaatgagAACGTCTATGGAAAttgatgacgaagaggcGAAAGTCAGTGAAAGACGGACTTGGTGCGATGTTTGCCAGAGAATAGTGGGCTCAGGTCAGGTCTATGGAGGGAAGGATAGGGAGAATATTCTGCATCAGGCGGAGATCATCTGTACTGGATGTGATAGCAAATATCAAAGGTGTACGGAT TGTggcggaggtggaggtccTCGAGTGGGTATAGGAAAATGGCGAATGAAGCAAGTCTTCCATCCTGGGCGCAAGACGTGCAGTTTGTCCCATACCCG TCTGGGGGACCGTACACGAGAATTGGGAGTCCATGTCACACCGACAGATTTTACTCCAGAACAGATGAAAGAAGTTCTTTCGCGCTGCAAAACGCTATGGAACGAAAAGACTCTTTCAAGACTGGCTATACCTGAAATGCTAGA GGTCGATCTTCCCCCAAGTCTTGCAAATCCTCTTCGTGATTTCGCAGATGTGGATGATATTGTCACTCGCAATTGGCCGTCTCGAGAAGCCATGATTCGTGCCGATGGCTTGAATCCATCACGGTTCAAAAGGTTACTTTCTCTTATC TGGGCTCATTCAAAACCGCGGCGTAGTGTCAGAACAGTcgatttggaagaggaatggtCGAAGCAGGCGGATGAaaatgacgaggatgatatGAGTACAGTACTGGCCAATGTCAAGCGAA CCAATGTTGTTATCCCTGCAGGGTCTGAATTGATTGGCATGTGGGGTGGTGAATGGGATATGCAGA ATGGATCACTCCTCATTTCGACATTTATCCCTTTCGAGGGTACCGACGGAGAAGACAGTACTGCGTTATCAGTAGGGGAGATGATTACGAAAGTGCAGGGACTGCAACAGGAAATCAATGCCGAGAGGATTGCACAGGCAGAGAAGGACGGAACAGAGCCAGAGCTGCTGCCCCCGTGCCAGCATTTGTGGACGGTCTCAGGA GGATATATCCCTCTCGTACGAGAACGTTTCGCCGATATTCTAattagaaagagagcctTTGTGCACGTTGAAGAATACTTGACAAGACATCCAGAATTTATTGAATGTATCAAAGCGCGCCCTG TTGGTCTACACCCGGACATACATCGACCTGTTCCTCAACCGGGTGCCTCTGAATCAAGTGAAGATGACCAATCCGCTCCTCGCCCGTTGATTCTGGTCCGATGGCTTGGGAAAGATTTTGACGCGGAAAAAATATTGGAGATTAAACAAATGGagtttggaggaggaaaagccAAAGTCAAGAAGAGACTGAGGAGCAAAACTTGA